In one Bacillus mesophilus genomic region, the following are encoded:
- a CDS encoding sodium-dependent bicarbonate transport family permease translates to MSEIIAGNLLSPVVLFFVLGIFAALIKSDLKFPAALSDSLSIYLLIAIGIKGGIELSHYSIQSVMGPIMGALFLGAVIPFITLVWMRVMKMDLHNSIGLAATYGSISIVTYGAAISFLEKSGTSYEGFMNALVVLMESPAILISLFLLKILEKNNHSPAVSSHSMGLVPASLKLVDKEVIRESLFGKSILLLVGSLFIGLMLGDEAVPMVKPLFFDLYNSVLILFLLNMGLIAGARLPEVRKHGIKLLLFGIVSPIIFGSLGVITGSMVGLSLGGTMLMGVLAGSASYIAAPAALKTSVPEANPSIYLGLSLGVTFPFNLIIGIPLYYELAKWIQ, encoded by the coding sequence ATGTCTGAGATCATCGCAGGAAATTTATTATCACCAGTTGTCTTGTTTTTCGTGCTAGGAATTTTTGCGGCTTTAATTAAGTCAGATTTGAAATTCCCTGCTGCTTTAAGTGACTCACTTAGCATATATCTTTTAATTGCCATCGGTATTAAAGGCGGAATCGAACTCTCGCACTATTCTATACAATCAGTTATGGGACCTATAATGGGGGCTTTGTTTTTGGGGGCTGTGATTCCTTTCATTACTCTTGTGTGGATGAGAGTCATGAAGATGGACCTCCACAACTCTATTGGCTTGGCAGCAACCTATGGTTCGATTAGTATTGTGACCTATGGAGCAGCTATTTCATTCCTTGAAAAAAGTGGAACTAGCTATGAAGGATTTATGAATGCTTTAGTTGTGTTAATGGAAAGTCCGGCCATTCTAATCTCATTGTTTTTGTTAAAAATACTAGAGAAGAACAATCATTCACCTGCAGTATCTTCACATAGCATGGGTTTGGTTCCTGCATCTTTGAAATTGGTAGATAAAGAGGTTATAAGGGAAAGTCTTTTTGGAAAAAGTATTCTATTACTTGTAGGAAGCTTATTCATAGGTTTAATGCTTGGAGATGAGGCAGTACCTATGGTTAAACCTTTATTTTTTGATCTTTATAATAGTGTGTTAATTTTATTCTTATTGAATATGGGATTAATTGCAGGGGCAAGATTACCTGAAGTAAGAAAACATGGAATAAAGTTACTGTTATTCGGAATAGTCTCGCCGATTATTTTTGGATCTCTTGGGGTAATCACGGGTAGTATGGTAGGACTATCGCTAGGGGGAACTATGCTTATGGGCGTTTTGGCAGGAAGTGCTTCTTATATAGCTGCACCTGCTGCACTAAAGACTTCAGTTCCAGAAGCAAATCCATCCATCTATTTAGGACTTTCTCTAGGAGTTACCTTTCCTTTCAATCTTATAATTGGGATTCCTTTATATTATGAACTAGCAAAATGGATTCAATAG
- a CDS encoding DUF2294 domain-containing protein, giving the protein MTKTKGFIESEISKAITQWEKDYLGRGSVAVKADILRDMIIVTLRGILTPAEYALCETKDGRSSIKRLRSDLVESGIEDLREIILSITEEQVKSFYTDISTKTGERIMVFRLYNDYESTF; this is encoded by the coding sequence ATGACTAAAACAAAAGGTTTTATAGAATCAGAAATTAGTAAAGCTATTACTCAGTGGGAAAAGGATTATTTAGGACGTGGCTCAGTAGCGGTAAAAGCTGATATCTTAAGAGATATGATCATTGTTACGCTACGAGGAATTCTTACTCCAGCAGAATACGCGTTGTGTGAAACAAAGGATGGAAGATCTTCTATAAAGAGGCTTCGTTCAGATTTAGTTGAATCCGGAATAGAAGATTTAAGAGAAATCATCTTAAGTATTACGGAAGAACAAGTGAAAAGCTTTTACACGGATATAAGCACCAAAACAGGCGAAAGAATCATGGTGTTTAGATTATATAATGATTATGAAAGTACATTTTAA
- a CDS encoding winged helix-turn-helix domain-containing protein: MAYRVEFEFSPLYELANSLDLFLNRKSMKHVELGQEWIINAEQSLELSGLSIGNTKELPCLSYLFLLIWQSPEKEEVQPFIKWLHSLQPGSIYEKLFPYISAPLPTDLLTIRDQYIELIKVWDTIYFSKLNPDITDALRESVLVKEKLYYEDPISYVEQISGGLRIEAYEGLEQVIMIPTYHTNPLIVSRKLKNTVQILYPIDLPEGEHAPPKKLVRLTKALADENRLKILKLVYKNPMTFTEILQYFDVSKSTVHHHVMLLRTAGLISAYHTGECCSETFVYRPTGMDELTTVFMGFMEN; encoded by the coding sequence ATGGCCTATAGAGTAGAATTTGAATTTTCTCCATTGTACGAATTAGCCAATAGCCTCGACTTGTTTCTAAACAGGAAGTCAATGAAGCATGTTGAACTCGGGCAAGAATGGATTATTAACGCTGAACAAAGTCTAGAACTTAGTGGTTTATCAATTGGAAACACAAAGGAATTACCTTGTTTGAGTTACTTATTTTTATTAATTTGGCAATCTCCTGAAAAAGAAGAGGTTCAGCCTTTTATAAAATGGCTTCATTCTCTTCAACCAGGAAGTATTTATGAAAAACTTTTTCCATACATATCTGCACCTTTACCAACGGATTTACTTACTATTAGGGATCAATATATTGAATTAATAAAAGTGTGGGATACCATCTATTTCTCTAAGTTAAATCCAGATATTACCGATGCCCTTAGAGAATCAGTTCTTGTGAAAGAAAAACTATATTACGAAGATCCAATTTCTTATGTAGAACAGATTTCAGGGGGACTAAGGATTGAAGCATATGAGGGATTAGAACAAGTCATCATGATTCCCACTTACCATACAAATCCACTCATCGTATCTCGAAAACTTAAGAATACGGTACAGATTCTTTATCCAATCGATCTACCAGAAGGGGAACATGCTCCTCCTAAAAAACTGGTTCGGCTTACCAAGGCTTTAGCAGATGAAAATAGACTTAAAATATTAAAGCTAGTATACAAAAATCCGATGACATTCACTGAAATACTTCAATATTTTGATGTCTCTAAGAGTACGGTCCATCATCATGTTATGTTATTACGTACAGCAGGATTAATTAGTGCGTATCATACGGGCGAATGTTGTAGTGAGACGTTTGTATACCGACCAACAGGGATGGACGAATTAACCACTGTTTTTATGGGTTTTATGGAAAATTAG
- a CDS encoding NAD(P)H-dependent oxidoreductase, which translates to MNVLIVYAHPSPTSFNGAMKTAAIEELTQNNATVQVSDLYAMNFNPVAQLSDVTVPANDELIPTDLLTERQKVAWADLLIFQFPLWWTSTPAILKGWFDRVFAAGFAYGPGVYNHGGLKGKKAMLSITTGGKNLNSYGPLGLKGDMNERLFNLQHEILYFTGMDVLQPSIIPTGVSEFERLQYIHAFRNRLKTIHEEIPINFRPLEDYQNGQLKLNEEVGSANT; encoded by the coding sequence TTGAATGTTTTAATTGTTTATGCTCATCCTTCCCCTACTTCGTTTAATGGTGCTATGAAGACTGCTGCTATAGAAGAACTCACACAAAATAATGCAACTGTTCAGGTTTCCGATCTCTATGCAATGAATTTTAATCCAGTGGCCCAACTTAGTGATGTAACTGTCCCAGCCAACGATGAATTGATTCCAACTGATTTGTTAACGGAAAGACAAAAGGTTGCATGGGCAGATTTACTAATTTTTCAATTTCCATTGTGGTGGACCTCTACACCTGCTATTTTAAAAGGATGGTTTGACCGTGTTTTTGCAGCTGGATTCGCCTATGGTCCTGGAGTGTATAACCACGGCGGACTTAAAGGGAAGAAGGCTATGCTATCCATTACTACAGGAGGGAAAAATCTTAATAGCTATGGTCCACTAGGACTAAAGGGAGATATGAATGAACGTCTCTTTAACTTGCAGCATGAAATTCTTTATTTTACTGGAATGGATGTTTTGCAACCATCTATTATACCTACTGGTGTTAGTGAGTTCGAAAGACTTCAGTATATACATGCTTTTAGAAACCGATTAAAAACAATCCATGAAGAAATACCGATTAACTTTAGACCTCTAGAAGACTATCAAAATGGGCAACTAAAATTAAATGAGGAAGTGGGAAGTGCTAACACATGA
- a CDS encoding NADP-dependent oxidoreductase, translating into MKAIAIEKYGSSQALSVHQLPLHELGPKEIRIEVYAASVNPVDLAIRNGWLQGRITYSFPLVLGWDVAGVVSEIGSEVTHFKVGDQVYSYPDLSKDGAYAEYITVHEALVSLKPRNISFLEAASLPLVGVCAYRSLLLAGNLKKGENVLILGGSGGVGSFAVQLAKSVGAHVTATTSTKNVEFVKNLGADVVIDYTTSDLSSFSNSFDLVFDTVDRPSFDELYDMVKENGRIVSVANFVTQADKERAAIKNIAIQFLISDPSAEILNEITILIENERIRPVIGAVFELDDAKKAHELSETKHARGKIVLEVKKGVVI; encoded by the coding sequence ATGAAAGCAATCGCAATTGAAAAGTATGGTTCAAGCCAAGCATTATCAGTTCATCAATTACCCCTACATGAATTAGGACCAAAGGAAATACGCATTGAGGTATATGCCGCATCAGTTAACCCTGTTGATCTTGCAATCAGAAATGGATGGCTCCAAGGTCGAATTACCTACTCATTTCCACTGGTACTAGGCTGGGATGTAGCAGGAGTGGTTTCAGAAATCGGCTCAGAAGTCACCCATTTCAAGGTTGGGGATCAAGTTTATAGCTATCCTGATTTATCAAAGGATGGTGCTTATGCAGAATACATCACAGTTCATGAAGCACTTGTATCTTTAAAGCCAAGAAATATTTCATTTTTGGAAGCAGCATCTCTACCATTAGTCGGAGTTTGTGCATACCGATCACTCCTCCTAGCTGGAAACCTTAAAAAAGGAGAAAATGTTTTAATCTTAGGTGGCTCTGGTGGAGTAGGTAGTTTTGCCGTTCAACTTGCAAAAAGCGTTGGTGCCCATGTGACTGCAACAACTAGCACCAAAAATGTAGAATTTGTAAAAAATCTAGGTGCTGATGTAGTGATTGATTACACCACTTCGGACCTTTCAAGTTTTTCTAACAGCTTCGATTTAGTTTTTGATACTGTAGACCGTCCTTCCTTTGATGAACTTTATGACATGGTAAAAGAAAACGGAAGAATTGTTTCAGTTGCTAACTTTGTTACACAGGCAGACAAGGAAAGAGCTGCTATTAAAAATATTGCGATTCAATTTCTGATTAGTGATCCTAGTGCTGAAATCTTAAATGAGATTACTATATTAATAGAAAACGAGAGAATTAGACCTGTTATTGGAGCAGTGTTTGAGTTAGATGATGCGAAAAAAGCTCACGAATTAAGTGAAACTAAACATGCAAGAGGAAAGATTGTTTTAGAAGTGAAAAAAGGAGTGGTGATTTAA
- a CDS encoding quinone oxidoreductase family protein, with translation MLAVTVNSKVKNSLKLEEVPVPPIAPDEVLVRIHAAALNHRDLYVNNAWRFLQDGPDQLIAGGDGAGVIVEVGENTGEWSVGDEVMLNPYDMEKDIFLGGPHNGTFGEFIKVSANTLIRKPTYLSFQEAAAVPLALSTAWGTVVTKGAIKSNETILLQGIGGGVALFILQLLNKLGVYVIVTSGSNEKLEAAKKLGAMAGINYKTENVVNRVLELTKGKGVDVSIDSSGKDSIESSTLSLAENGRLLVFGSTTGGINWDELRKQKYFVETGMVNQQDLQEAVTYYTEQQLKPIISSKIYSLKEYKDAYKELEKAEQFGKIIIQIS, from the coding sequence ATGTTAGCCGTAACAGTTAATTCAAAAGTTAAAAATTCCTTAAAGTTAGAAGAGGTTCCTGTTCCCCCAATAGCTCCTGATGAAGTTTTAGTTCGAATTCATGCTGCTGCCTTAAATCACCGCGATCTTTATGTAAATAATGCTTGGCGCTTTCTTCAGGATGGTCCTGATCAACTTATTGCAGGTGGAGATGGTGCTGGAGTAATCGTTGAAGTAGGAGAAAATACTGGGGAATGGTCAGTTGGCGATGAGGTTATGCTGAATCCTTATGATATGGAAAAAGATATTTTCCTAGGTGGTCCACATAATGGAACATTTGGAGAATTTATAAAAGTATCAGCTAACACCTTAATTAGGAAGCCTACCTACTTATCCTTTCAAGAGGCTGCCGCTGTTCCATTGGCACTAAGTACAGCCTGGGGTACTGTGGTAACAAAGGGTGCAATAAAATCGAATGAAACCATCTTGTTACAAGGAATAGGCGGAGGAGTGGCACTTTTTATCCTTCAATTATTAAATAAACTTGGTGTCTATGTAATTGTAACTTCAGGCTCGAATGAAAAACTAGAGGCCGCCAAGAAACTTGGTGCTATGGCCGGAATTAATTATAAAACCGAGAATGTTGTCAATCGGGTCTTAGAACTTACTAAGGGTAAAGGTGTGGACGTTTCCATTGATAGTAGTGGAAAGGATTCAATTGAAAGTAGTACCCTTTCACTTGCTGAGAATGGACGATTATTAGTGTTTGGATCTACTACAGGCGGCATTAACTGGGATGAATTACGCAAGCAAAAATACTTCGTTGAAACTGGAATGGTTAATCAACAAGACCTTCAAGAAGCCGTTACATATTATACAGAACAACAACTTAAGCCTATTATATCAAGTAAAATATATTCACTTAAGGAATACAAGGATGCCTATAAAGAGCTTGAAAAAGCTGAACAGTTTGGAAAGATCATTATACAAATCTCATAA
- a CDS encoding Ger(x)C family spore germination protein, producing the protein MNRNVKKILKLMTLLLILFSLSSCGYKDIDKRFFVVSIGIDESKKRDQKYKVTLKLAVPAADPKSGVPESVVVEEDSTTITGAVRLMKSKIDKELDFSHAKIIVISKEVAENNIKEVLDWFIRRRDIQKVAFLAIGEPSAKEILDIQPKSERVPSNSLFLIFGKTGTESPYIVTEYLFDFWKRLREKGLDPLLPIIEVHDNGELFDVHKSALFNKESLQTTLSTKETKVLRILMNRASKLDVEVKSQEDEQIFIAVDLAKTNIKINKETIDIDVQLEGIVEEATGHMDKSDIPKVKELAEKQVKERVEGLLQKIQKEELDPVGFGLLYRASHSYKNEYEDWLEMYPKIKFNVNVEMTLQGTGLLN; encoded by the coding sequence ATGAATCGAAATGTAAAGAAGATCTTGAAATTAATGACGCTATTATTAATCCTATTCTCTCTTAGTTCATGTGGCTATAAAGATATTGATAAACGTTTTTTTGTTGTAAGTATCGGTATTGATGAATCAAAAAAAAGAGATCAAAAATATAAAGTAACTCTTAAGCTTGCTGTTCCGGCTGCCGACCCAAAATCAGGTGTTCCTGAATCTGTTGTGGTGGAAGAGGATAGCACCACGATAACGGGGGCAGTTAGACTGATGAAGTCTAAAATTGATAAGGAACTTGATTTTAGTCATGCAAAGATCATCGTAATTAGCAAAGAGGTGGCTGAAAATAATATTAAAGAGGTATTGGACTGGTTCATACGCCGGCGAGATATCCAAAAGGTTGCCTTTCTTGCAATTGGAGAGCCAAGTGCTAAGGAAATTTTGGATATACAGCCCAAATCAGAGCGAGTACCATCTAATTCACTCTTTTTAATATTTGGTAAAACGGGAACAGAATCTCCCTATATTGTAACGGAGTATTTATTCGATTTTTGGAAAAGATTGAGAGAAAAAGGATTGGATCCCCTATTACCAATCATTGAAGTACATGACAATGGAGAGTTGTTTGATGTTCATAAATCTGCCCTATTCAATAAAGAGAGTTTACAGACAACTTTATCAACAAAAGAAACAAAAGTACTTCGTATTTTAATGAACCGCGCCTCGAAATTGGATGTGGAAGTGAAATCACAGGAAGATGAACAAATATTTATTGCTGTAGATTTAGCTAAAACGAACATCAAAATTAATAAAGAAACAATCGACATAGATGTTCAATTAGAAGGTATTGTTGAGGAAGCTACGGGACACATGGACAAATCAGATATTCCCAAGGTAAAAGAACTAGCAGAGAAACAAGTCAAGGAGAGAGTCGAAGGTCTTCTTCAAAAAATACAAAAAGAAGAACTTGATCCGGTAGGGTTCGGATTATTATATCGGGCATCACACTCTTACAAAAATGAGTATGAGGACTGGTTAGAAATGTATCCTAAAATAAAGTTTAATGTTAATGTTGAAATGACACTTCAAGGTACAGGGTTATTAAATTAA
- a CDS encoding GerAB/ArcD/ProY family transporter produces the protein MNRYFFYLVVINMLGNIFLHVPNILIENRYEGSVLGILLGTIIGSIFLFVFTISLNKFPGMNIAEILESTPKWFRLFFLLFFSIIWFLAGLLTLLAFNNVTIRFVNPDISGVNMISVFAISVIIIIARLKSEKILYTVEILLLLNIPFILIILTQAFLHEYLTLDAMIEVATHFDRFPSFSVLAATTYTFSGYANMVLFNRVFKGKFKIRYLWFVPILGLVNLCVTFFIPIGFWGTEAVADLTYPWVATADTLKIEFGPIERLITVFILLYVSISVISVVVHWHVAIEILKIVLGTVKIKEKRSVFVNWSILLAFGLIVLIVENNFREKDIFEFGELWLNVRLPSEAFLVGMMFFLARRVVK, from the coding sequence TTGAACAGATACTTTTTCTATCTTGTCGTAATCAATATGTTGGGTAATATTTTCTTACATGTACCAAACATATTAATTGAAAACAGATATGAAGGGTCTGTTTTAGGCATCCTACTTGGGACAATAATTGGTTCGATCTTTCTGTTTGTATTTACCATTTCCTTAAATAAATTTCCTGGTATGAATATCGCGGAAATATTGGAGAGTACTCCGAAATGGTTTCGATTATTTTTCTTACTATTCTTTTCAATAATATGGTTCCTTGCAGGGCTCCTAACATTGTTAGCTTTTAATAATGTAACCATCCGCTTTGTTAATCCTGATATATCAGGAGTTAACATGATCTCTGTTTTTGCAATTAGTGTAATCATCATTATTGCAAGACTTAAATCGGAGAAAATCTTATATACCGTTGAAATCCTACTCTTATTAAATATTCCTTTTATATTAATTATTTTAACTCAAGCCTTTTTACATGAATATTTAACACTAGATGCAATGATTGAAGTTGCCACCCATTTTGATCGTTTCCCTTCTTTCAGTGTCCTTGCTGCCACGACTTATACTTTCTCGGGCTATGCCAATATGGTGTTGTTTAATCGAGTGTTTAAGGGGAAATTTAAGATTCGTTATCTTTGGTTTGTTCCGATTCTAGGATTAGTTAATTTATGTGTCACTTTTTTTATTCCGATTGGATTTTGGGGAACTGAAGCCGTTGCTGATTTAACGTATCCATGGGTGGCAACAGCTGACACATTGAAAATTGAATTTGGACCGATTGAACGTCTTATTACAGTATTTATTCTTTTATATGTAAGTATTTCGGTAATAAGTGTGGTTGTCCATTGGCATGTTGCAATTGAGATCCTAAAAATTGTTCTAGGAACAGTGAAAATCAAAGAAAAAAGAAGCGTGTTCGTAAATTGGTCAATCCTCTTAGCCTTTGGGCTAATCGTATTAATAGTAGAAAATAATTTTAGAGAAAAAGATATTTTTGAGTTTGGCGAATTGTGGTTAAATGTTCGTTTACCTAGTGAAGCATTTCTAGTTGGCATGATGTTTTTTCTGGCTAGGAGGGTTGTCAAATGA
- a CDS encoding spore germination protein, whose translation MFFKKKQNTIEWLNAQLGSSRDIVNQQLYAEHNKAKIFYIKSLCDDQQINKLFIDPFYEESSKQYKNYLHSLHNKKQNKSNGEILTDVLNGTLVMIMENEVYLFDVQKVINNTISESTVETVIQGPQNALTEHVYTNLNLVRNRYPQPSLRVEETKVGLVSQTKTMIVYDKRLVHTAVLEEMRQSLEKVDVDMIQAAGELSKGLTKSKKTLFPTMMITERPDRIAQNIAQGKVVLLIDGTPFALIAPAVFYDFMSSMEDVYQAFWISRFIVTLRYIGLFISLSLPAVYVGVTAYNPELFRVQLALSIAGSRVGVPYPAYLEVFLMLIMMELLTEASVRLPKAIGSTATTVGGLILGQAAVEAGLVSNVMIIIVAAVAISNFVIPINAMSFAMRVTKYVLLAFTTFFGMVGLVFSFILLIAYLANLDSFGEPYLKIFFLSNSKEAKLAKQKKKEAQTN comes from the coding sequence ATGTTCTTTAAGAAAAAACAAAATACCATTGAATGGCTGAATGCACAATTAGGTTCATCTAGGGATATAGTCAATCAACAGTTATATGCAGAACATAATAAGGCAAAAATCTTCTATATTAAAAGCTTGTGTGATGATCAACAGATTAATAAATTATTTATAGATCCATTTTACGAGGAAAGCTCGAAACAATATAAAAACTACCTACATTCTCTTCATAACAAAAAGCAAAATAAATCTAATGGAGAAATATTAACTGATGTATTAAATGGTACTCTAGTCATGATTATGGAGAATGAAGTATATCTCTTTGATGTACAAAAAGTGATTAATAATACAATTAGTGAATCTACTGTCGAAACGGTTATACAAGGTCCACAAAACGCGCTTACCGAGCATGTCTATACAAATTTGAACTTAGTCCGAAACCGTTACCCTCAGCCATCATTAAGAGTGGAAGAAACTAAGGTGGGATTGGTTTCCCAGACTAAAACGATGATTGTTTACGATAAGAGGTTAGTTCACACAGCTGTTTTAGAGGAGATGCGTCAATCTTTGGAAAAAGTTGATGTTGATATGATTCAAGCTGCAGGTGAATTAAGCAAAGGTCTAACAAAATCGAAAAAGACACTATTTCCAACCATGATGATTACTGAGCGACCTGATCGGATTGCCCAAAATATTGCACAAGGAAAAGTGGTTCTTCTTATTGATGGAACTCCTTTTGCATTAATTGCTCCTGCGGTATTTTATGATTTCATGTCATCTATGGAGGATGTATACCAGGCATTTTGGATTAGTCGTTTTATTGTTACTTTACGGTATATAGGTTTATTTATTAGCCTTTCACTACCTGCCGTATATGTGGGGGTTACAGCTTATAACCCAGAACTCTTTAGGGTTCAGCTAGCTTTAAGTATTGCAGGAAGTAGAGTAGGGGTTCCTTACCCTGCGTATCTAGAAGTTTTTTTAATGTTAATTATGATGGAACTACTGACAGAAGCGAGTGTCCGCTTACCAAAAGCAATTGGTTCAACAGCCACTACGGTTGGTGGTCTAATACTAGGACAGGCTGCAGTAGAAGCGGGACTTGTGTCAAACGTGATGATCATCATAGTAGCAGCTGTTGCAATCTCAAATTTTGTCATACCTATTAATGCGATGAGCTTTGCAATGCGCGTGACTAAGTATGTACTACTAGCATTCACAACGTTTTTTGGTATGGTCGGATTAGTCTTTAGTTTTATTTTATTGATCGCGTATTTAGCAAATTTAGATAGTTTTGGGGAGCCATACTTAAAGATTTTCTTTTTATCAAATTCAAAGGAGGCAAAGCTTGCTAAACAGAAAAAAAAGGAGGCGCAAACTAATTGA
- a CDS encoding aspartyl-phosphate phosphatase Spo0E family protein: MRREQLAEAIQVKRDEMIQIGLSKGLRNEETVRCSQELDRLLNMYVLSTTNEQEAVNV; encoded by the coding sequence ATGAGACGAGAACAGTTAGCCGAGGCCATACAAGTAAAAAGAGATGAAATGATACAAATAGGATTATCAAAGGGACTTCGTAATGAAGAGACAGTAAGATGTAGTCAGGAATTAGATCGTTTATTAAACATGTATGTGCTATCCACCACAAACGAACAAGAAGCCGTAAATGTATAA
- a CDS encoding CBO0543 family protein, with protein sequence MHIVIGLFVIFAVWKWGDWRNWQKYHTVMLYFAVGNLTYNFLTAGWFLWRLDADFMPNHTTTELLYTFIIFPGTALLFISNFPEYGGKVKKFLHYFYWIGIYSVVEWAMTKTGYIEYQYGWTLGWSIGFDTFMFPMLRLFYKRPLIAYLISIPIGIFFLWYFKVPFHIPVEDR encoded by the coding sequence ATGCATATTGTAATTGGGTTGTTTGTTATATTTGCTGTATGGAAGTGGGGCGATTGGCGTAACTGGCAAAAATATCACACAGTTATGCTATATTTTGCAGTGGGAAATTTAACTTACAACTTCTTAACAGCTGGTTGGTTTTTATGGAGATTAGACGCAGATTTTATGCCGAATCATACGACTACCGAGTTATTATACACCTTCATTATCTTTCCAGGTACTGCTCTCCTTTTTATCTCTAATTTCCCTGAGTATGGAGGAAAAGTTAAGAAGTTTTTGCATTATTTCTATTGGATCGGCATTTACTCTGTTGTTGAATGGGCAATGACAAAAACTGGATATATTGAGTATCAATATGGTTGGACCTTAGGTTGGTCAATCGGTTTTGATACATTTATGTTTCCTATGCTCAGACTCTTTTATAAAAGGCCGTTAATTGCTTATTTAATATCCATTCCAATAGGGATTTTTTTTCTATGGTACTTTAAGGTTCCATTTCATATTCCAGTGGAAGATCGTTAG
- a CDS encoding MOSC domain-containing protein, translating to MIEPKLISLNIGKPKKLKTEENEFVSGVGKQSVDRAFLTKEGFIDDGVQQTKFHGGPDRAVLFYCFDHYQQWEGEFGKPLMVPGFGENITVSGLSEADVHIGDVYQIGEAIVEITQSRIPCNTLSKYNDENSLLSRLVSTGFTGYLGRVLQEGWIEQDSTITRTKRNPNSVSVLFSNQIYFHDKNNLDGMERLLQIEELASAWRKKIEQRVNKLK from the coding sequence ATGATAGAACCTAAATTGATATCACTAAATATAGGGAAGCCCAAAAAGCTTAAAACAGAAGAGAATGAATTTGTTTCAGGTGTGGGAAAGCAAAGTGTAGATCGTGCTTTTCTTACAAAGGAAGGATTTATAGATGATGGAGTACAGCAAACTAAGTTTCATGGAGGTCCTGACCGGGCTGTGTTATTTTATTGTTTTGATCACTATCAACAATGGGAGGGAGAGTTCGGTAAACCACTAATGGTACCTGGTTTTGGTGAGAACATTACTGTGTCTGGATTATCTGAGGCTGATGTTCATATAGGTGATGTCTATCAAATAGGAGAAGCAATTGTGGAAATTACCCAGTCGCGAATTCCCTGTAATACCTTATCTAAATACAATGATGAAAACTCCTTATTAAGTAGGCTCGTAAGTACAGGATTTACTGGATACTTAGGAAGAGTCTTGCAAGAAGGCTGGATTGAACAGGATTCAACCATTACACGTACGAAACGGAATCCTAACTCTGTTTCAGTCCTGTTTTCTAATCAAATCTATTTTCATGATAAAAATAATCTTGATGGAATGGAGAGGCTTCTCCAGATAGAGGAACTAGCGAGTGCATGGAGAAAAAAGATAGAACAAAGAGTAAATAAATTGAAATAA
- a CDS encoding LysE family transporter: MSVFVSYIFLGLSLAAPIGPINAAQLDRGIKNGFFHAWIIGLGSVVADIVYMCAVYLGMVHFIEIPVVKAFLWLFGFFVLVYTGIESIVSAVTLQSDGRGERTDSYFKTFMTGFFMSISNPLTILFWLGIYGSILAKTSSTLATDELLLYSFAIILGLLLWDFTMATVASSFRKLLTPRLLRSISVISGLSLVGFGAYFGLQAIQLLFG; the protein is encoded by the coding sequence GTGAGCGTTTTTGTCAGTTATATTTTTTTAGGATTGTCATTAGCAGCACCCATCGGTCCTATTAATGCTGCACAGCTTGACCGAGGAATTAAAAATGGCTTTTTTCATGCCTGGATTATTGGATTAGGCTCAGTAGTTGCTGATATCGTGTATATGTGTGCCGTATATTTAGGCATGGTACATTTTATAGAAATCCCAGTTGTAAAAGCATTTTTATGGTTATTTGGTTTCTTTGTTCTAGTATATACAGGAATTGAAAGTATTGTAAGTGCTGTAACACTCCAGTCAGATGGTCGAGGTGAACGAACCGATTCATATTTTAAAACCTTTATGACCGGCTTTTTCATGTCCATTTCAAATCCTTTAACTATCCTATTTTGGCTCGGAATTTATGGTTCCATACTAGCCAAAACTTCTTCTACACTGGCAACAGATGAGCTTCTGCTTTATAGCTTTGCTATTATTTTAGGATTATTGCTTTGGGATTTTACTATGGCGACTGTTGCGAGTAGCTTTAGAAAGCTTCTAACGCCAAGATTGTTAAGGTCTATATCTGTTATATCAGGGCTTTCGTTAGTTGGATTTGGTGCGTATTTTGGTTTGCAGGCTATTCAACTTCTATTTGGGTAG